In Ananas comosus cultivar F153 linkage group 7, ASM154086v1, whole genome shotgun sequence, the sequence TGTCGACACAGATTAAACCTTTACTCTTTTCTTTACTTGCGTTGAGAGTTGCTTCGAAATATTTTCCCCTGATCCACAATCAACCATGAAAAATTGATAAACGAAGATAGAAGATTGTAGGTGTCATGGAAGCCAACAAGTGCACAAAATATAATACAGTTGTAATTGTTACCTCAAGGAAGTCATGATTAGACACAAAGCGGCAATCGACTGAGCATGTGAAATCTCCAACACTAACAGAAAGGCAGTTATCACAAGTTGCACCTGTGAAACAAAGAAATGCTGTGTGAGAAAGAGAGTATTGAAGTAGgttaaaaataaactttgcaAACTGTTTTCCCCAGTATAACTGTGACGGAGGTAGAATTATTACCATTAACGCGTGCAACACGGTATCCTGTTCCTCCTAATTCTTTCTCCCACTTCCCAATTCGTAGGCGCAAGAAAAAACCATCTAGGGCGACATGAGTTATTGGTGATTTAAGCCATCTGTAAGGAttgtaaaacaaaatttattggATAATCAAACAATCACATTCAACTATTCAGAAGTATCATCAGAGTCATGCTAGCTACTGCCACAATAACTTAGTGCtactttgttctttttctttttttttttgctttaaacaTAAGACACAAGGTATAGTGCTACCAAACCACGCAGTGAAGGTATTACCTGGTATACTCCAGGttattgttatttttctttctttctttttttccacgTATTTGTTTGAGAATGATTGGATTATGGTTTACAGGTTAAAGACTGACCGACTATTGTTATGATCCATGCTGCATTGGCATGCATGATACATGTAACTTTCTACACGAGATAGAAAGGTAATGCAGGGAATATGAACATTCACTTGGTCAACCTTCTAGGATTTCAGAGATCTTCAACCACGGTACATGGACTTACTATATGTGTTTCTTTTATGAGCTTCATTAATAACTGCTGATATGCGAGCTTTAAACTAATATGGTTTTCTGACCTTGTCCCAAAGCATAACCTTACAGGTATTACCACCTTGTCAAGCGTATTATATAGTGATGCATTAAAAAGtgtattttacaaaaaaatgcTATTTACTTGAAATGCTGAAAACAAGTGAAGATGGTTTTGCCACTAAATCGAACAATTCTGCTCCAAATAGTGATCACTAAATATTCCTTTTGATTTTCTTATCACTACATGGCAGCAAATAGTATAGACAAAGCTGTCTACGATTTAATAAAAAGTGGAACAATTCAATGTTTGTGCTTTGTTCCGAAATAACATTGCTGTTGCTTAATTCCGTGGATACAGACTACATAAAATAATCTGAAGAATGCCAGTAAAAAGAGGTATTACTTGTAGAAGAATGATGTGAAAATGCTACGTCTACCTGATGACAGCTGTCTGAGACAATTGAAGCTGCCTTAAAGCTTCAAAAATAGCAGTTGTTTCATCGGTTATTCCACAAGACGACAAATTGCAATATGGTTGAACTTGATATCCATTTGACTTGTTTTGCGAAGAATTTGAGGCCATTTGATTAAACTTGACAATTTTTTCCCCCAGATTCTCGGTAACTGCTTTTGAATCTACGCCGTGAACTGCAAGTTTAGTTTGTTTTCCTACTCTTCCTTGATTAACTGTATACAAACAAGCATGCCGTTGATCCTTTTGTTTATCTTTGGACCACAAAATAATCCTTCCATCATGACTAGAAGGACTTTGAGATTCTATTTTTTCCTCTATCTTTTCATGATTCCCATTATTAACAGTGCAAgaattatcaaaaatatttttgcctTTTGAGGATGCTTGTAGGCATGCAACAGGCCAGGTTTCCAGGGGTATATCAAGAttagtattaattttttccGAGCATTCTTTTGAATTTTCACCTGTCCAGCCACAAAAGAAGCAGGGTGATGTTTCAGGTGATATGTTACATGAACTTGACGATGGTTTTATGTGCCTAAGGGCATCCAATCTCTTCGCAAAAAGAGAAGCGATTGTTTCTGACTTACTAAAATTCTGGGAGGACGATATTGGACTTAAATTAGACATCAGCTTTTGGTCCATTATGTCACAAAAACTCCTCTGGCCTTCTTGGTTAAGGACAGAGCAGTTATCTGGTTTGTTTTGCTCGGTTACCAAAGCAGCGTCTTCATTAGATGAAGAACATAACATATTGGTTCTCTCTTTCAGTCTCTCCATAGCTAATTCATTGCCCAGATTGCAAGGTGCTGGCTCCGATGATATAGGAGGAATTTTAGGGAAAAGACGAGTTATCCAAAAACTTTCCAAGAATCCACTGCCGTTATTAATTGCCAAATTTGAAGAGCTCTTGTGAACAGAACAGGCAATTTCAGGACCATCCTTATTTGAGGAGCTTGGAGATCCCATATTGTGTAACATCCCAACCCTCTCAATGTTCTCCTTTTGTTCGAAAGCGGTACATTTAACAGTAGATACACCAACTGCTGCTGGTGGAGGATTTTCTAGCTGGCAAATACTCTTATGGAGCCTCTCAGCAGAATCTGAAACTTGATTTTGTAATTTATCATCCTCACGATCGCAAACAAAATGAATACTACCAACTGCTAAAGTTTCATTGGCACCAGGGAGTTTTTTCAAGTTATTATGCAGCTGATCACTCGTTTCAGGGACAGtgctatttaaattaaagtttgacctATCACAGCTTGCCTGATAAATATTATGATGGGAGTCATCACAGACATATTTCAGTTTCTCCGAACAAGTAGCTTCTCTTTTATGATCATCATTCATCGAGCTTGTTATGATGCTTGGACAGTAAAGCGACTGGAATAGAGAGGTAAATCCCACAATTCCGCAAGCAGTACTCTTGTCATTTTTGTGCGAGATAGGAAGAGGATCAAAGCTTCCATTTTTACTATCTGATGATTGTTGAACAAGTGCCAAAGAAGTGGCAGGATGATCAGACGTCGAGGGACCATTAGTTATGGTCGATATCCAATTCATAAAAGAGCTATTCTTCCTGAGAAAAGTTCCTGAATAAGAACTTCCATCACTTCCCTTTTTGATCTTTTTACATTCTGAATATATCTCTGAGTCGGATTCGCACACCCGTTTTCCTTTTGATACCAACCTTCTACCGTTACTGCTTTCTACACTCTCGCGACTGTCCTCTCTTTCTTCTGGAAAGCTCTCGTTATCTTTTTCATCATAGATAACTTTCTCCTTACCTTTTTTGACaattttagcccttggattgcaTAAATTTGCCTGCAAATCCTCATTTTCACTTGTATCTCGAGACTGTGAAACCACATTAACACCAACTTCAGCTCCATTCTCCAAATCTTTTGATAGCATGCCGCCTGAATGCTGTCTACCATTAGTTTGAAAGTCAATCGGCTTTCCAGTGAACCCGTCAGCCTTTCCTATGCATAAATCATTATGACTGAAACTTGCAGACACGGAACTCGATTTTGACCTTACATTACTTGCATTTCCTCGTAACCCAGAATTTTCTTGAGCTGATTTTTCTACCAGGCCCGATACATTATAATTCTTTGTTCTACTCAATTTCTCAAGATGGTTATGTTGGAATTTAAGTGTAGATGCACACTGGATTTCTTTTGGTTCAGCATCTGGATTTAGTTCTTTCTGATGACAAGATATTGAGTCAGCGCTCAAACCTTTGCTTTGTGGACCTATAAAACAGCAGCAGGGCATATTTCAGAAATCAATTaacaagaataataaatttttgccCTTAGAACTACCTGGAGTAGAGTTCTTATTAGAAGCAGCATCTGCTTTATCTTTTCCAGCATTGATAATACCACATTCCTTCCTATTTCTCAAAGAACATAAGCCTGTCTCTTCTATCTGTAGCTGTTGATTCTCTCCCTTTTTATTCGCAGTGTTTTCCATTGTGTTCAATAAGGTTAGGTCCCCACAAGATCCTGCATAtacaagttaaaattttaactttgaacattcaaaattttaaaatatttttcattttcacaAACATCTCTGCAAATTGTCCATTAcatattgttaaatatataaattaaaagcaCCATTCTTTGGTAGCTTAAGCTTTTTGAGAATAGCAGTTGTTTCACATTCTTTAGCACAGTATCAAAGCAGGAGCTCTTGTGTTTGAGTCCTGCCAAACTCCTAGCATTATTTagtttcctcccatttaattcaaattcacatcatAGGCCTATTAAAATGCTTGAGCCCAAAAGTGAGGGAGAGtgttgaatttataaattagaaacACTACTATGATAGGTTAAGCTCTTGGAGAACAGGAGTTGTTCAAATTCTTTGACACATTTATATCCTCGTAAACTGTAAATTTCCCTGTCTTTTGAaacttaatttctaatttacaacaatgtctctctctaaaactctttTTCTACTAAAAAGACCAACTTTTCCCAGGAATTGGATGGCACCCCAACTTAAGAAaacaatatttgaaaaaaaaaactatattttcaaGATAGATATACATAGATATTCAAATATTGCAGGTTATGTATGTAAATATATGATTCTGCAGGGATATGTAACTATGGACCCCAATATTGAAACGGAAATTTTGTTctctttattaaatatatatacttcacACTTACTTGAAGCTTGCTCACTTGACTTTATAAGAGGCCTTGGTTGCACATCAACACTTGATGATCTTCTTAAATTTTTGTCCTGGCCATTTGGTTCTAACTGCATGTTTTCCAAATTCCGCCCATAGAGATCTCTACTGTGGCTGCTGTGGCTACTCTCCCCATTAACGGTATGTTTCGGTGATGAGAATATTTCGTTGAACGAGTCTGTATTCCACAGAAGAGAAGCCTTATTTTCAGCTAAACCAGAACCGGCATATCTAAGGCTCAAGCCTTTGTGTGGAGACCAAACCAGCTCAGAGAGAGGGCTAGTGGTAATGAATACCATGCCGGCG encodes:
- the LOC109713342 gene encoding uncharacterized protein LOC109713342 isoform X2; this translates as MHKDLGAGVNASSNAGMVFITTSPLSELVWSPHKGLSLRYAGSGLAENKASLLWNTDSFNEIFSSPKHTVNGESSHSSHSRDLYGRNLENMQLEPNGQDKNLRRSSSVDVQPRPLIKSSEQASRSCGDLTLLNTMENTANKKGENQQLQIEETGLCSLRNRKECGIINAGKDKADAASNKNSTPGPQSKGLSADSISCHQKELNPDAEPKEIQCASTLKFQHNHLEKLSRTKNYNVSGLVEKSAQENSGLRGNASNVRSKSSSVSASFSHNDLCIGKADGFTGKPIDFQTNGRQHSGGMLSKDLENGAEVGVNVVSQSRDTSENEDLQANLCNPRAKIVKKGKEKVIYDEKDNESFPEEREDSRESVESSNGRRLVSKGKRVCESDSEIYSECKKIKKGSDGSSYSGTFLRKNSSFMNWISTITNGPSTSDHPATSLALVQQSSDSKNGSFDPLPISHKNDKSTACGIVGFTSLFQSLYCPSIITSSMNDDHKREATCSEKLKYVCDDSHHNIYQASCDRSNFNLNSTVPETSDQLHNNLKKLPGANETLAVGSIHFVCDREDDKLQNQVSDSAERLHKSICQLENPPPAAVGVSTVKCTAFEQKENIERVGMLHNMGSPSSSNKDGPEIACSVHKSSSNLAINNGSGFLESFWITRLFPKIPPISSEPAPCNLGNELAMERLKERTNMLCSSSNEDAALVTEQNKPDNCSVLNQEGQRSFCDIMDQKLMSNLSPISSSQNFSKSETIASLFAKRLDALRHIKPSSSSCNISPETSPCFFCGWTGENSKECSEKINTNLDIPLETWPVACLQASSKGKNIFDNSCTVNNGNHEKIEEKIESQSPSSHDGRIILWSKDKQKDQRHACLYTVNQGRVGKQTKLAVHGVDSKAVTENLGEKIVKFNQMASNSSQNKSNGYQVQPYCNLSSCGITDETTAIFEALRQLQLSQTAVIRWLKSPITHVALDGFFLRLRIGKWEKELGGTGYRVARVNGATCDNCLSVSVGDFTCSVDCRFVSNHDFLEGKIFRSNSQRK
- the LOC109713342 gene encoding uncharacterized protein LOC109713342 isoform X3; translation: MQLEPNGQDKNLRRSSSVDVQPRPLIKSSEQASRSCGDLTLLNTMENTANKKGENQQLQIEETGLCSLRNRKECGIINAGKDKADAASNKNSTPGPQSKGLSADSISCHQKELNPDAEPKEIQCASTLKFQHNHLEKLSRTKNYNVSGLVEKSAQENSGLRGNASNVRSKSSSVSASFSHNDLCIGKADGFTGKPIDFQTNGRQHSGGMLSKDLENGAEVGVNVVSQSRDTSENEDLQANLCNPRAKIVKKGKEKVIYDEKDNESFPEEREDSRESVESSNGRRLVSKGKRVCESDSEIYSECKKIKKGSDGSSYSGTFLRKNSSFMNWISTITNGPSTSDHPATSLALVQQSSDSKNGSFDPLPISHKNDKSTACGIVGFTSLFQSLYCPSIITSSMNDDHKREATCSEKLKYVCDDSHHNIYQASCDRSNFNLNSTVPETSDQLHNNLKKLPGANETLAVGSIHFVCDREDDKLQNQVSDSAERLHKSICQLENPPPAAVGVSTVKCTAFEQKENIERVGMLHNMGSPSSSNKDGPEIACSVHKSSSNLAINNGSGFLESFWITRLFPKIPPISSEPAPCNLGNELAMERLKERTNMLCSSSNEDAALVTEQNKPDNCSVLNQEGQRSFCDIMDQKLMSNLSPISSSQNFSKSETIASLFAKRLDALRHIKPSSSSCNISPETSPCFFCGWTGENSKECSEKINTNLDIPLETWPVACLQASSKGKNIFDNSCTVNNGNHEKIEEKIESQSPSSHDGRIILWSKDKQKDQRHACLYTVNQGRVGKQTKLAVHGVDSKAVTENLGEKIVKFNQMASNSSQNKSNGYQVQPYCNLSSCGITDETTAIFEALRQLQLSQTAVIRWLKSPITHVALDGFFLRLRIGKWEKELGGTGYRVARVNGATCDNCLSVSVGDFTCSVDCRFVSNHDFLEDELRAWWSAVLKGDCELPSREELNRKLRERELVG
- the LOC109713342 gene encoding uncharacterized protein LOC109713342 isoform X1, whose product is MHKDLGAGVNASSNAGMVFITTSPLSELVWSPHKGLSLRYAGSGLAENKASLLWNTDSFNEIFSSPKHTVNGESSHSSHSRDLYGRNLENMQLEPNGQDKNLRRSSSVDVQPRPLIKSSEQASRSCGDLTLLNTMENTANKKGENQQLQIEETGLCSLRNRKECGIINAGKDKADAASNKNSTPGPQSKGLSADSISCHQKELNPDAEPKEIQCASTLKFQHNHLEKLSRTKNYNVSGLVEKSAQENSGLRGNASNVRSKSSSVSASFSHNDLCIGKADGFTGKPIDFQTNGRQHSGGMLSKDLENGAEVGVNVVSQSRDTSENEDLQANLCNPRAKIVKKGKEKVIYDEKDNESFPEEREDSRESVESSNGRRLVSKGKRVCESDSEIYSECKKIKKGSDGSSYSGTFLRKNSSFMNWISTITNGPSTSDHPATSLALVQQSSDSKNGSFDPLPISHKNDKSTACGIVGFTSLFQSLYCPSIITSSMNDDHKREATCSEKLKYVCDDSHHNIYQASCDRSNFNLNSTVPETSDQLHNNLKKLPGANETLAVGSIHFVCDREDDKLQNQVSDSAERLHKSICQLENPPPAAVGVSTVKCTAFEQKENIERVGMLHNMGSPSSSNKDGPEIACSVHKSSSNLAINNGSGFLESFWITRLFPKIPPISSEPAPCNLGNELAMERLKERTNMLCSSSNEDAALVTEQNKPDNCSVLNQEGQRSFCDIMDQKLMSNLSPISSSQNFSKSETIASLFAKRLDALRHIKPSSSSCNISPETSPCFFCGWTGENSKECSEKINTNLDIPLETWPVACLQASSKGKNIFDNSCTVNNGNHEKIEEKIESQSPSSHDGRIILWSKDKQKDQRHACLYTVNQGRVGKQTKLAVHGVDSKAVTENLGEKIVKFNQMASNSSQNKSNGYQVQPYCNLSSCGITDETTAIFEALRQLQLSQTAVIRWLKSPITHVALDGFFLRLRIGKWEKELGGTGYRVARVNGATCDNCLSVSVGDFTCSVDCRFVSNHDFLEDELRAWWSAVLKGDCELPSREELNRKLRERELVG